In Megalops cyprinoides isolate fMegCyp1 chromosome 8, fMegCyp1.pri, whole genome shotgun sequence, the genomic stretch agcatgacactatTCAAGTCcgaccacaagttaacttgtgcacctgactagacaagggaagccaagtgtagatgtgtttgtctttgaaatCCGCCGTACCAGTGGTGGGTTATCTTTCTCTTATTGCTGCAGATTGGATGCACTGGTAATGCGATTTGAAGCTCCGGACTCCAGGAACAGATGGGACAGCCCTCTCTTTGCCATCCAGAAAGACGACACGCTACCCTTCGAGGCCATTTCGGATGCCATCTTTCACAGAAAAGCCCCTCCCCCTAACCAGTCAACACAAAGCGTaaggaagccccccccccccccgttgtactgtgtttctgtgatggCGAGGGTATGTAGTCGAAATGCAGACCGCTTATCTGTGTACTCAACTGACTGCCTTTGCTTCTCCAATGCAGCAACCACTGTCCTCCACAAACTTCTTGTATGAGTTGGACAAAGTCACTCAGGATGTGCTGACGGTATGGGAACATTCTTTCACTCTTGTGTTATTCTGTTTAGGTTCAGCAAAAGAGTACACGGTAAATGCCGACTTCCTCAGTGTTTCACGTCACAGCAATTTTAAGATTACACACTTAAGATTATTTAAAGATCGTATTTATCAATATTGTGGGAGTGGGTTGACCATTTTCCCTTGGTAGCctgaaaagtgtttttcttttctgcgGTGACTTATGATTGTCATGTGAATGACGTCGGTTTCAGAAATGTCTTTATGGATTCATGCTTTTTGATGACCTGACAGGCAGTTCTGAGCGCACAGAAGACATCAGTCCCTGGGGATCTAATTGTTGTTCCTGGAGCCACGGAAAAGATAtccttttttgtgtctttgtgccTGGCTGTGTGAATTTATGcagctctctttccctcccgTATGTGGAGACTCTTCTGCTTcagaaaaatgttctgtttgagGGTAGTGAGCAGGAAAGCCAGGCTGTTTATCCACATATGATCCACCTCTGCATGACTTTTCACCAGCCTAATGGACACTTTGTACTGCATCATTAATGCTCATGCAGGTGTACTGCCATCAACTTCAATCCCTTTTCTGCAATCAAGACTCTGATTTTTCTCGTAGCATCTGTCTGCTTGAGTCTGTTCACATCGTGTGCTGTGAACAGAAGAATGGCTTTAcactaaatataaataaatgcacaaacgcatttaaaatgaaacttaatattttataatgttacaTTGCAGTTGTTACATGCATATATccatgcatatatgcatataaatgcatatatccATAGGTAACTTGAATATACGTGTGCATTTGTGGTCAGTACAACATCCCATAGTGTCCTGTGGCACATCAACATGTGAGAAGCCATCGCACACAATTCTAAAATTTGGAACTTCTGATTCCACTTTTCCAATTTTGATCAACCCCTGTCCCTCCACCTTCCAGCAAGAGGTGATTTGCCTGTTGACTCTGTTGGTTGAGATATTTTCAGGGACATTGAACATTGATGATTTTTCTGCATTCTCAAATCTATTGGTGTTGTATTTTACAGCATAGACGAGGATAAAAATTTAATAATACACTACAGGGATGATAATGTGGAGTGTTAATCTCACCACAGTGTGTGGGGGTTTAGTTTCTGTTTCACAAGGGCAAATTAACAATTTGTGAACAATAGTGACATCAGAGCATTGGGGTAAATTGCAACCCTTCTTGGAACTTGCAGACACACCGAAGCTGGTCTAGTGGATCACCTTGTGGCCTGTCAAGGTATTGCAGGACATATAATTTAACTGACAGAAAACTTGAAAGTCTGACACAGTGATGCAACACCCCAGTGATAGGGAAGAGAATGCAAGGCCTTTTGACCTTTTCTCACAGGTGTGTTGCGGTGAGAACTCTCATTGTGAGATTTTGGGGTGCTAAGTGTCACAGCAATGCAACTATGTACCAGGCTCACTCTTTCACTCATACAAGCACCCCTAATCACAAGATGTGCGTTTCTCCCTTGGAATTTCCACCATcgtcagctgttttttttttctctttaaccTGACGGCACATAGAACTGACCAGGAGTATCAACATGTCAGAGCTCCGCAAACTCCGCCGGCAGTTCATCAGCTACACCAAGATGCACCCGACAGAGAACATCGGACAAATAGCCAACATGTTTGTGCAGTATTTAAACAAGAGTATGCACTGATAGGTCAttttgtttgagttttttttaatgatcataGCCAGGATCTTATTTATATTTGGATAACTGTGCTCTCAATTTTCTTTTACAgtgcattatttttcttgtaGGAGATGGGGTGGGCAGAAATGGgtatttcagaaatgtcatGATTTTAACATCTGAAAGGTATTAAAGATGCTATGTAGTTATTTGAATTTTTGgctaaatgttatttttaaccCAAATTGCTCACAGAGGAGACCCTGCAGCTGGCTGTAAGTGTGTGGCTAAATTGAAAGTTGCAAGGTTGTCTGTATGGCTGAGGAACATGCCACgttttaatttcagaattttttttagaCAACTCTCTTTAAGTAAGCAAGGATGGATCCAGCCTCTGTGCTGAAAATGGTTGACTTGacattggattaaaaaaaattatgataatTACAGAGTGGTCCTGaagtattttttcctcatgtttctTACATATAGAAACATATTGCCAGTGCATCCCTACAATGGCCTTTCCTTACAAGACCATGGCTAAGAGAAGGCAGATTTGTTGCAAGTTTGGATGGGTAATTTCTGAAGGGATCCAGTGTAGTTGCTGGTAGTTGCCAGAAGGTGGCACAGTTCCCTTTTACAGATGTAAAACTGTGGTAAAAGGCACCAGCTTTGATGATATTGTCTTACTTGGGAATAGCCGactgtttcagtctgtttcagaGGCGAAGATATGCACATCCCGTATTCTTGAAATGCTGAGCAAAGGATCGTTCAGCCCCAACAAGGCCGGCATGCTCTCTCCAATTGCCAATCTGGCCATACAGTCTTTTAATTGAATTATCTGATGGAAAGCTACCTGTCCGCTGCTGCTCGCATGAGCACAATGTGAAGCTTTAGATGCTACGTTGCCGGGGACAAAGTTAATCAGAACGTGAAAATCGGATATGAATTTGTCAGAGTTTGTCAATACTTTGCTTGCACGAGGTTTAAGAGGTTTGAGTTCCATTGCATGTGGGTAAGCAGTATTATCATTAAAACTCTGTGAAGAGTTTTATTAAAATCTTGGTCACAGCATAAGCAGTAAACTGTTCTGAAGACTAGGTAGACAAAATTGACATCCGTAGGAAGATGGCTGCAATGGACTTGCAGATCCGAGTTAATTCCCAACTGTGTTGTGGGCATATTGCACCAGGAGGAGTTCATCTGTTGCCTGTAGCCTTGGATTAATATGGCAGTGATCTCTAAAGCGTGGACTAAATCTGTTTGGAGAAACATGAATTTAGATAAAATAGGTTAATTTTCCATGACATGCTAACCTGTGTCAACACTATGTAATGCATTGTGTTATCAAAAAATGCACAGTGGGTAAATGTGGCCTAATACCTGGTTCATATTTTAATGCTGATAGACAGAATTATGTTGataatatatattgttttattttgataagataaaatgaaaatgccaaaAGAGGCTCTTAAGACATTGAATTATTGTATATGTTTTTACATTGAAAGTAAAAGACCAGTTATACTTTTGAAGTTATAAgtcatgtctttgtttttctttatacCAATATTGCTTCAgtgattttatttacattatgaCTTTATTTACAATGGCTGTGTTCATAAggattactttttaaatgatttcacatgacattcacatgcatttgaatattcaaatgtGAAGTCATTTTGGTTCGTTATAAATGCAGACACACGGGGAAACTGTAAAGGCTAATGACATGCATTTGTCATGCATTTTGCTTTGGATGAATTGTAATGTAGGACCATTTTTGCATGATCCTATCTACTTAATTTCCCCATTTTCACCTCAGTACCTCCTCACTCTGGATCCATGGAAGGAAATTCAAGCAAAGGTCAGCCTAGAGCTCATTATAATCCAGCATCCTCTTCTACACCTACTGTAATCCAGGCTGGTGCGAGAATTTTAAGGTCAGCTGAGCCAAATAGGAGACCCAGCAACCTATCGCATTGGATCATGGGCGTCCTCCCCTCCGCTTCAGCTGTTAATCAGGTTCATCTGTTGAAATTCAAATGGTTATATTTAGTCAAACATCCAAACTGATACCATAAGTTTGCTCTTAGCTGTCTTTTTAGTTGCCTGGGGGATCAAGTGgaaaatttccttttttcatcccCTAAAGAGCAAATATGGAGTAATACATACTACAATAAACTGTTGGAAATGAATTTGTCTTTCTGAAATTCCTTTTCTCCACATCCATTTATATGGTTGACAAGACCTGAATTTTTCTCCAGGGGCAAAACCAGCAGCACTCAACTATTTCAACAATTTCATTGCCGATTGAATTGCTTTGATTGCCTCAAAGCTACTGTGGGCTACTGTGAAAAAGAAGGCTGCTCTTTGGGTTGAATGAATTGCCCCTACTGACTATGCACAGACACCGCAGTAGCCTGAAGAGTAAAGAGTGCTTAAGTGCTTAAGAAGTGCTATATAAGATCAGCCCCTTATTTTTGCCTCAGGGCCTCCCTGTGCTCAGTAGTTAGATGCTTAGCAGAGACGTTTGATGAATGCTTGATGACATCATTACAGAAGAGACATTTAGACAGGCTGCACAACTGACTCGTGGGCCTACTGTATAGACGCAAATGGAAATGCATACACACTGCTGTAGACTACTTTCTGTACTTTTATCAGTCAATTGTCAAAGTTACAGGGAACACATTTGTAAAACGGAACACTTTTGAACTGCCTTTAACTCGGGTGTCATTAAAACGTGCTTTGTTTGTTAGGCCTTTAAACTCGGTCTGAATTTTCTCCACTGAGAATTTGCTTGACTGAGAACGAACTGAGGCAAATAAACTCAGTGCAGGAACTGGGCAGCAGCAGGTCACAGCTCATTATCCGATTAATTCGGTCCATAATGTTAAAGCAAGTCAGCCCGAATGAGAACAGACCTTCAACCAGAGACAGCTAACCTAAAGTAACCTACAGCTAAACCCGTTCACTGAGACTGAGAGATATTCAGACTATAGAGTTAGGCAGTGAAACACTTTGCTTCCACCTTTGTGCAAAggtaatgaggaaaaaacagaaattgatAAATACTGTAGAAAACTGTCTATGAATTGCTGTAAATCTGGCAATTGACTGTCCTCATCAAAAATATAGTCATGCCATCATGTTCCTATTAGGCCacccatatgtgtgtgtgtgattaggCCAAAAGTACATCCTCTTTTCATGTAATTCCATTTTACTGTATGCTCACTCcatgtttgagatgttgttatAGTCTACATTGGGTACGTTTCACATGTTGTGGCACAGGTTTACTGATAGCTTACAGGTAAAGATTACTTGAATATTGTGTTTCATGATAGTGTTTAGACTAATTGCTCTGCAGAATGAAAATTTTCACCTTTTAATGATTTCCACCTTCTCTGGGTGAAGCAGACCAGATTGTTAGCAAGGCCAAGGTTGCAAGCTAGTGAGCTGAATGAATTGAAAGCCAAAAGGAGGTTACTCTAAtaatatcaaaacaaacaaaatcaacagcGTGCTGTTACACGAaggggaaatatttttttcaaatatttattccaCCCTGTACTGTTGCCAAAGTTTTTGATATATTGCAGGATGATGTAAACTTCATTATTTCCAGAGTGTACAGTGGCCAAACATGGCCTAATGCCTGGGTTTTTCCCCAGTCTCTCTGCCATTAAAACACAAGGTTGATATGCAGAGTAAAGTTGTGTGTCACATCCAGGATGACAGTCTTTAGCCTCTGCCTTTGAGCATTTGCTACAGTTCAGTAACTCTGcatgctttgaaaatgtttgtttgacaGGTTGCAACACACACGTATCACCATGCAGGAATAATGTGATAACACCAGGTTTACATGTGTACagaaattcaaattttattcaGCATTTCATGTCACAGTTAAATTTAAAAACGTAGTACAAAttggtcatttaaaaacatgttacaaGCAAGTCTTAGCATTTCCTTGAACTCAGCTTTTGACTTGTACACATGGTCCTTGAGCAAAAGGCATGAATGGTTAGATATATAAACAGGGGAGGGGCAGTTTTAGTGATTTGGAGGCCCCAGACAAAGACCAATGTGAGGCCCTTCTCCATTTTGTTCAATCATAGCTAGTGAACAAAAACTATTTGGAGGCAGCTCTTTTTCAGTTAACAAAACCACAGAACTAAAGGACAGACCCAAATGAGAATTCTAACTGTTCTAACTGAAGAATTTCAAATGACCTTCAGTCAGTTAGTAGAAGACAATA encodes the following:
- the kti12 gene encoding protein KTI12 homolog; amino-acid sequence: MPLIVMCGFPCSGKSRRTDELKEYFLKNTERKVFVVGDDTVGIDKNDVYADSQKEKNLRGALRAEVERKVNKDDVVILDSLNYIKGYRYELFCLIKHTQTPHCLVYCVTSADVSSTWNAGREADKRYTQEILDALVMRFEAPDSRNRWDSPLFAIQKDDTLPFEAISDAIFHRKAPPPNQSTQSQPLSSTNFLYELDKVTQDVLTAVLSAQKTSVPGDLIVVPGATEKIELTRSINMSELRKLRRQFISYTKMHPTENIGQIANMFVQYLNKSMH